A section of the Agrococcus sp. SGAir0287 genome encodes:
- a CDS encoding ABC transporter ATP-binding protein: MARRKQEPVVERELTEEERLEAEQAEAARRGADDWEAPPGKAKALLPTLRRLLGLLAPFKALLALVFLVGSAGIVLNVIAPRVLAEGTNLIVQGLVQQTLGAQGVPAGTSQADVVALLRQQGQDDVANIIANMDGFTVGAGIDFGALSQVLMLVLALYVVASLFQWVQGYFVNRVVQRTVAGLRAAVEDKVHRLPLRYYDSMQRGELLSRVTNDLDNVGQSMSQTLSQIVTGVLTIVGVLVMMLTINVWLALIALISVPLTGIILGLVMGRAQGLFAEQWKRTGRLNGLVEESFTGHALVKVFGKEREVRDRFQAENEAVFQASFKAQFLSGLVFPLMTFVGNVGYVLVAVAGGLFVANGSIRVGDVQAFIQYSQQFSQNLGQLGQTFTMVQSGAASAERVFELLDAEDEESDADGGTIEATSGAVAFEHVAFAYDPEQPLIGDLSLTVAPGQTVAIVGPTGAGKTTLVNLLMRFYEIDGGRITLDGVDTRTLTRDALRAQTGMVLQDTWLFGGTIRDNIAYGRPEATEDEILQAARATFVDRFVQSLPEGYDTVLDEEASNLSAGEKQLVTIARAFLAQPSVLILDEATSSVDTRTELLLQQAMAALRQDRTSFVIAHRLSTIRDADLILVMEHGDIVEQGTHDELLARRGAYRRLYEAQFQQAAVDLEETEGVHAPTGSVATQPHT, from the coding sequence ATGGCACGCAGGAAGCAGGAGCCCGTCGTCGAGCGGGAGCTCACGGAGGAGGAGCGCCTCGAGGCCGAGCAGGCGGAGGCCGCCCGGCGCGGGGCCGACGACTGGGAGGCGCCTCCCGGCAAGGCGAAGGCGCTGCTGCCGACGCTGCGGCGGCTGCTGGGGCTGCTCGCGCCCTTCAAGGCGCTGCTGGCGCTCGTCTTCCTCGTCGGCTCGGCGGGCATCGTGCTCAACGTGATCGCGCCGCGGGTGCTCGCCGAGGGCACGAACCTCATCGTGCAGGGCCTCGTGCAGCAGACGCTGGGGGCGCAGGGCGTGCCCGCCGGCACGTCGCAGGCCGACGTCGTCGCGCTGCTGCGCCAGCAGGGGCAGGATGACGTCGCGAACATCATCGCGAACATGGACGGCTTCACCGTCGGCGCGGGGATCGACTTCGGCGCGCTGAGCCAGGTGCTCATGCTCGTGCTGGCCCTCTACGTCGTCGCGAGCCTCTTCCAGTGGGTGCAGGGCTACTTCGTGAACCGCGTCGTGCAGCGCACGGTCGCGGGTCTTCGCGCCGCGGTCGAGGACAAGGTGCACCGCCTGCCGCTGCGCTACTACGACTCGATGCAGCGCGGCGAGCTGCTCTCGCGCGTCACGAACGACCTCGACAACGTCGGCCAGTCGATGAGCCAGACGCTCTCGCAGATCGTCACGGGCGTCCTCACGATCGTCGGCGTGCTCGTCATGATGCTGACGATCAACGTCTGGCTCGCGCTCATCGCGCTCATCTCCGTGCCGCTGACGGGCATCATCCTCGGACTCGTCATGGGCCGGGCGCAGGGGCTGTTCGCGGAGCAGTGGAAGCGCACGGGACGCCTGAACGGGCTCGTCGAGGAGTCCTTCACCGGCCACGCGCTCGTCAAGGTCTTCGGCAAGGAGCGCGAGGTCCGCGACCGCTTCCAGGCCGAGAACGAGGCGGTCTTCCAGGCCTCGTTCAAGGCCCAGTTCCTCTCGGGTCTCGTCTTCCCGCTCATGACGTTCGTCGGCAACGTCGGCTACGTCCTCGTCGCCGTCGCCGGCGGCCTCTTCGTCGCGAACGGCTCGATCCGCGTCGGCGACGTGCAGGCCTTCATCCAGTACTCGCAGCAGTTCTCGCAGAACCTCGGCCAGCTCGGCCAGACCTTCACGATGGTGCAGTCGGGCGCCGCGAGCGCGGAGCGCGTCTTCGAGCTGCTCGACGCGGAGGACGAGGAGTCGGACGCGGACGGCGGCACCATCGAGGCGACGAGCGGCGCGGTGGCGTTCGAGCACGTCGCGTTCGCGTACGACCCCGAGCAGCCGCTCATCGGCGACCTCTCGCTCACGGTCGCGCCGGGGCAGACGGTCGCGATCGTCGGGCCGACGGGTGCCGGCAAGACGACGCTCGTCAACCTGCTCATGCGGTTCTACGAGATCGACGGCGGCCGCATCACGCTCGACGGCGTCGACACGCGCACGCTCACCCGCGACGCGCTGCGCGCGCAGACCGGCATGGTGCTGCAGGACACCTGGCTCTTCGGCGGCACGATCCGCGACAACATCGCGTACGGCAGGCCGGAGGCGACGGAGGACGAGATCCTTCAGGCGGCGAGGGCGACGTTCGTCGATCGCTTCGTTCAGTCGCTGCCGGAGGGCTACGACACCGTGCTCGACGAGGAGGCCTCGAACCTCTCGGCCGGCGAGAAGCAGCTCGTCACGATCGCGCGTGCCTTCCTCGCGCAGCCGTCGGTGCTCATCCTCGACGAGGCGACGTCGAGCGTCGACACCCGCACGGAGCTGCTGCTGCAGCAGGCGATGGCGGCGCTGCGGCAGGATCGCACGTCGTTCGTCATCGCGCACCGTCTCTCGACGATCCGCGACGCCGACCTCATCCTCGTCATGGAGCACGGCGACATCGTCGAGCAGGGCACGCACGACGAGCTGCTCGCCCGGCGCGGCGCGTACCGCAGGCTCTACGAGGCGCAGTTCCAGCAGGCGGCGGTCGACCTCGAGGAGACGGAGGGCGTGCACGCGCCGACGGGCTCCGTCGCGACGCAGCCGCACACCTGA
- a CDS encoding cell wall-binding repeat-containing protein, which translates to MTSIHLDRTAPTRRRAGLRAGALASATSMAVLAGVLIGAPAATAARDTPDDVDGGVDVPAAELCAAFADFDAVVATTPTSVTLAGPDVGQTSVTYVVGAEVQTTTGAPVTFDVGPGRTAVRATIESPGGLDDVSFSVYPDGGRISGANRYETSVQVGIDTNYGACADTVFIANGESFPDALSSTPLVVVNPFAELLLSQRDSLPSTVREEIEYSGATNVVLLGGTAALSPGLCDQMPDQITSCTRISGPDRYATSQALAEALYAQQGGSTSTQAFIVSGERFPDAVSVAGIAAYLGIPVILVPGSAASLPPSIATWLSEHVTGGPIVVGGTASVSAGIEAQLQGIYGASDVYRISGANRYETSAAIAQQTAGFFSEAPYALLASGERFPDALTGGVLAGSSGMPLLLTAPTCLPAPIAASIDAIEPAGVLAIGGTAVVSDAALSQPC; encoded by the coding sequence ATGACGTCCATCCACCTCGACCGGACGGCGCCCACGCGTCGTCGCGCCGGCCTGCGAGCCGGCGCGCTCGCCTCCGCGACGAGCATGGCGGTGCTCGCCGGCGTCCTCATCGGAGCTCCCGCAGCCACCGCAGCGCGCGACACCCCGGACGACGTCGACGGGGGCGTCGACGTGCCCGCCGCGGAGCTCTGCGCCGCCTTCGCCGACTTCGACGCCGTCGTCGCCACGACGCCGACGAGCGTCACGCTCGCCGGTCCGGACGTCGGACAGACCTCGGTCACCTACGTCGTGGGCGCCGAGGTGCAGACGACGACGGGAGCACCCGTCACGTTCGACGTCGGTCCGGGGCGCACTGCCGTCCGGGCGACGATCGAGTCGCCGGGCGGCCTCGACGACGTCAGCTTCTCGGTCTACCCGGACGGCGGCCGCATCTCGGGTGCGAACCGGTACGAGACCTCGGTGCAGGTGGGCATCGACACGAACTACGGCGCCTGCGCCGACACGGTCTTCATCGCGAACGGCGAGAGCTTCCCCGACGCGCTGTCGTCGACTCCGCTCGTGGTGGTGAACCCGTTCGCCGAGCTGCTGCTCTCGCAGCGGGACTCGCTGCCGTCGACGGTGCGAGAGGAGATCGAGTACAGCGGCGCCACGAACGTCGTGCTGCTCGGCGGCACGGCTGCGCTCTCGCCGGGGCTCTGCGATCAGATGCCCGACCAGATCACCTCGTGCACCCGCATCTCGGGACCCGACCGCTACGCGACCTCGCAGGCGCTCGCGGAGGCGCTCTACGCGCAGCAGGGCGGATCGACGTCCACCCAGGCGTTCATCGTGTCCGGCGAGCGCTTCCCCGACGCGGTCTCCGTCGCAGGCATCGCCGCGTACCTCGGCATCCCCGTGATCCTGGTGCCGGGCTCGGCGGCGTCGCTGCCGCCGAGCATCGCGACGTGGCTCTCGGAGCACGTCACCGGTGGCCCGATCGTCGTCGGAGGCACCGCATCCGTGAGCGCGGGCATCGAGGCGCAGCTGCAGGGCATCTACGGCGCGTCGGACGTGTACCGCATCTCGGGTGCCAACCGGTACGAGACGAGCGCGGCCATCGCGCAGCAGACGGCGGGGTTCTTCTCCGAAGCCCCCTACGCGCTGCTGGCGTCGGGCGAGCGCTTCCCGGACGCGCTGACCGGCGGCGTGCTGGCCGGTTCGTCGGGCATGCCGCTGCTGCTCACGGCGCCGACCTGCCTGCCGGCGCCCATCGCCGCGAGCATCGACGCCATCGAGCCCGCCGGCGTGCTCGCCATCGGCGGCACGGCGGTCGTCTCGGACGCGGCGCTCTCGCAGCCCTGCTGA
- a CDS encoding Maf family protein: MRFHLASTSPARLMLMRQAGIEPVLLASEVDEDLAVAAHEAEHGPATTPKVVQLLARAKAEAVLGREPEGRPMHGLLFGGDSALELDGATLGKPHTPERARERWRAQRGREAVLHSGHWLVRLDEGRVVGAIGATVGARLRFADLDDDEIDAYVATGEPLEVAGAFTIDSLGSAYVEEIHGDPSTVIGMSIPTVRRLARELGVAWHELWTR; this comes from the coding sequence ATGCGCTTCCACCTCGCCTCCACCTCCCCCGCCCGACTCATGCTCATGCGGCAGGCCGGCATCGAGCCGGTGCTGCTCGCGAGCGAGGTCGACGAGGACCTCGCCGTCGCCGCGCACGAGGCCGAGCACGGGCCCGCCACCACGCCGAAGGTCGTGCAGCTGCTCGCTCGCGCCAAGGCCGAGGCCGTGCTGGGCCGCGAGCCGGAGGGGCGACCGATGCACGGGCTGCTGTTCGGCGGGGACTCGGCCCTCGAGCTCGACGGCGCGACGCTCGGCAAGCCCCACACGCCCGAGCGCGCCCGCGAGCGCTGGCGCGCGCAGCGCGGCCGCGAGGCCGTCCTGCACTCCGGGCACTGGCTCGTCCGCCTCGACGAGGGCCGCGTCGTCGGCGCCATCGGCGCGACGGTCGGCGCTCGGCTGCGGTTCGCCGACCTCGACGACGACGAGATCGACGCGTACGTCGCGACGGGCGAGCCGCTCGAGGTCGCCGGCGCCTTCACGATCGACTCGCTCGGCTCCGCGTACGTCGAGGAGATCCACGGAGACCCTTCGACCGTCATCGGCATGAGCATCCCGACCGTCCGTCGCCTCGCCCGCGAGCTCGGCGTGGCATGGCACGAGCTCTGGACGCGATGA
- a CDS encoding DUF6596 domain-containing protein, translating to MDDARIEPAAFQEAWPQVVRALAAATGSIDEGEELAAEAFARAAAQSGPPASLVGWCIAVGRRAAIDAARRRATERVHLPALHDATTEGARMSAIDDRVALLLVACDELLPPVSRMVLAMRLVLGVDVDAIAAHLGLERGAAAARLTRAKRLLAEERGAFHVPTGEQRERRMPVVLDCVHGLVAIGQRLVPEPADAVGDLVAHAERIAEALVRERTDDAEARAVLAIARLALARRPGRVVDGVAVAPEAVDRRGWDARRLALGIGDALAASELAGEDPGRFALEARIAALHSAAPAAWDVPWPRVARLHRAVEARWPARSATLARLVAEAYALLVAAGIRDASDGRLSTEPDGMARIREQVAALDDGARATGRDVDLVLADLAWRTRAPDAAARYRALAVRLADDAVASDPVRAFCASRAQG from the coding sequence CGCGTTCCAGGAGGCGTGGCCGCAGGTCGTGCGGGCGCTCGCGGCCGCGACCGGGTCGATCGACGAGGGCGAGGAGCTCGCCGCGGAGGCGTTCGCGCGCGCCGCGGCGCAGTCCGGGCCGCCGGCATCCCTCGTCGGATGGTGCATCGCGGTCGGCCGCCGCGCCGCGATCGACGCGGCGAGGCGGCGGGCGACGGAGCGCGTCCACCTGCCGGCGCTGCACGACGCGACGACGGAGGGCGCGCGGATGTCGGCCATCGACGACCGGGTCGCGCTGCTCCTCGTCGCGTGCGACGAGCTGCTGCCACCCGTCTCGCGCATGGTGCTCGCGATGCGGCTCGTGCTCGGCGTCGACGTGGATGCGATCGCCGCGCACCTCGGGCTCGAGCGCGGTGCCGCGGCGGCGCGGCTCACCCGTGCGAAGCGGCTGCTCGCCGAGGAGCGCGGGGCGTTCCACGTGCCGACGGGCGAGCAGCGCGAGCGCCGCATGCCGGTCGTGCTCGACTGCGTGCACGGGCTCGTCGCGATCGGGCAGCGGCTCGTGCCCGAGCCCGCCGACGCCGTCGGGGATCTCGTCGCGCATGCCGAGCGCATCGCCGAGGCGCTCGTGCGCGAGCGGACCGACGACGCGGAGGCGCGCGCCGTGCTCGCCATCGCCCGCCTCGCGCTCGCGCGCCGGCCAGGCCGCGTCGTCGACGGCGTCGCCGTGGCGCCCGAGGCGGTCGACCGACGCGGCTGGGATGCGCGGCGCCTCGCGCTCGGCATCGGCGACGCGCTCGCGGCGTCGGAGCTCGCCGGCGAGGATCCCGGGCGCTTCGCGCTCGAGGCGCGCATCGCGGCGCTCCACTCCGCGGCGCCCGCGGCGTGGGACGTGCCGTGGCCGCGCGTCGCGCGCCTGCACCGCGCCGTCGAGGCGCGCTGGCCGGCTCGCTCGGCGACGCTCGCGCGGCTCGTCGCCGAGGCGTACGCGCTGCTCGTCGCCGCGGGCATCCGCGACGCATCGGACGGACGGCTGTCGACCGAGCCGGACGGGATGGCCCGCATCCGCGAGCAGGTCGCCGCGCTCGACGACGGCGCGCGGGCGACGGGGCGCGACGTCGACCTCGTGCTCGCAGACCTCGCGTGGCGCACGCGCGCGCCCGACGCCGCCGCGCGCTACCGCGCCCTCGCGGTGCGCCTCGCCGACGATGCCGTCGCCTCGGACCCGGTCCGAGCCTTCTGCGCGAGCCGCGCCCAGGGCTGA
- a CDS encoding ABC transporter ATP-binding protein, translating into MRLWRLITAAIRTSWIAFVLVVVFQLTQALLSLMLPTINADIIDQGVLQGDTATIWRLGGEMLLMSLGQVVANALAILFGARLAMTAGRDLRARIFARVSSFSERDVQRFGAASLITRTTNDVQQVQMLTLMGCTMLMSAPMLAIGGVVMAVRADAELSRLIWIIVPLMVLVMGVIVSRLVPIFVLLQERIDRVNQVMREQLTGIRVVRAFVQERRERARFQVANDGVTDAMLRTGNLFVLTFPLVMLIVNASSVAVIWFGAQLVDAGTLQVGTMMAFLQYLMQILFGVMMATFLTMMIPRAAVGARRITEVLEAEPSVAVSTAARTDQPERGRIVFDDVTFTYPGAETPVLEGVSFLAEPGETVAIIGSTGAGKTTVVNLVPRLFDVSSGSVSVGGVDVRDADEQTLWASIGLVPQRPYLFSGTIASNLRYGKEDATDEELWAALETAQAADFVRAKEHGLDSPIAQGGTNVSGGQRQRLAIARALVKRPPILVFDDSFSALDLSTDARLRAALATDVVGVTRLVVAQRVSTIVDADRIVVLDDGRVVGLGTHDELLETNETYREIVDSQMAVEV; encoded by the coding sequence ATGAGGCTGTGGAGGCTCATCACCGCCGCGATCCGTACCTCGTGGATCGCCTTCGTCCTCGTCGTCGTGTTCCAGCTCACGCAGGCGCTGCTCTCGCTGATGCTGCCCACGATCAACGCGGACATCATCGACCAGGGCGTGCTGCAGGGCGACACGGCCACGATCTGGAGGCTCGGCGGCGAGATGCTGCTCATGAGCCTCGGCCAGGTGGTCGCGAACGCGCTCGCGATCCTCTTCGGCGCAAGGCTCGCGATGACGGCCGGGCGCGACCTGCGCGCCCGCATCTTCGCGCGCGTCTCGTCGTTCTCCGAGCGCGACGTGCAGCGCTTCGGCGCCGCCTCGCTCATCACGCGCACCACGAACGACGTGCAGCAGGTGCAGATGCTGACGCTCATGGGCTGCACCATGCTCATGTCCGCCCCGATGCTCGCGATCGGCGGCGTCGTCATGGCCGTGCGCGCCGACGCCGAGCTGTCGCGGCTCATCTGGATCATCGTGCCGCTCATGGTGCTCGTGATGGGCGTCATCGTCTCGCGGCTCGTGCCGATCTTCGTGCTGCTGCAGGAGCGCATCGACCGCGTGAACCAGGTCATGCGCGAGCAGCTCACGGGCATCCGCGTCGTGCGCGCGTTCGTGCAGGAGCGGCGCGAGCGCGCACGGTTCCAGGTCGCGAACGACGGCGTGACGGATGCCATGCTGCGCACCGGCAACCTCTTCGTGCTCACGTTCCCGCTCGTCATGCTCATCGTGAACGCGTCGAGCGTCGCGGTGATCTGGTTCGGCGCCCAGCTCGTCGACGCGGGCACGCTGCAGGTCGGCACGATGATGGCGTTCCTGCAGTACCTCATGCAGATCCTGTTCGGCGTCATGATGGCGACGTTCCTCACGATGATGATCCCGAGGGCGGCGGTCGGCGCCCGTCGCATCACGGAGGTGCTCGAGGCGGAGCCCTCGGTCGCCGTCTCGACCGCCGCGCGCACCGACCAGCCCGAGCGCGGACGCATCGTCTTCGACGACGTCACGTTCACCTACCCGGGCGCCGAGACGCCTGTGCTGGAGGGCGTCTCCTTCCTGGCCGAGCCCGGCGAGACCGTCGCGATCATCGGCTCGACCGGAGCCGGCAAGACGACGGTCGTGAACCTCGTGCCGCGGCTGTTCGACGTGTCGAGCGGATCCGTGTCGGTCGGCGGCGTCGACGTGCGCGACGCGGACGAGCAGACGCTGTGGGCATCCATCGGCCTCGTGCCGCAGAGGCCGTACCTCTTCTCGGGCACGATCGCCTCGAACCTCCGCTACGGGAAGGAGGATGCGACCGACGAGGAGCTGTGGGCGGCGCTCGAGACCGCGCAGGCGGCGGACTTCGTACGTGCCAAGGAGCACGGCCTCGACAGCCCGATCGCCCAGGGGGGCACGAACGTGTCGGGCGGACAGCGGCAGCGCCTCGCGATCGCCCGCGCGCTCGTGAAGCGTCCGCCGATCCTCGTCTTCGACGACTCGTTCAGCGCGCTCGACCTGTCGACCGACGCGCGCCTGCGCGCCGCGCTCGCGACCGACGTGGTCGGCGTGACCCGGCTCGTCGTCGCGCAGCGCGTGTCGACGATCGTCGACGCCGACCGCATCGTCGTGCTCGACGACGGGCGCGTCGTCGGCCTCGGCACGCACGACGAGCTCCTCGAGACGAACGAGACCTACCGCGAGATCGTCGACTCGCAGATGGCCGTGGAGGTCTGA
- a CDS encoding acetyl/propionyl/methylcrotonyl-CoA carboxylase subunit alpha produces the protein MPRITKVLVANRGEIAVRVIRAARDAGIGSVAVYAEPDRDAQHVQLADEAYSLHGATSAESYLVIDKILSVARRAGADAVHPGYGFLAENADFARAVIDAGITWIGPSPDAIEALGDKVSARHIAEKVGAPLAPGTLEPVATADEVVAFADEVGLPVAIKAAFGGGGRGLKVARTREEIPELFDSATREAVAAFGRGECFVEKYLDRPRHVETQCLADAHGNVVVVSTRDCSLQRRHQKLVEEAPAPFLSDEQVERLYASSKAILKEVGYVGAGTCEFLVGRDGTISFLEVNTRLQVEHPVSEEVTGLDLVREQFRLASGGVLDYPDPVVQGHAFEFRINGEDPGAGFIPAPGPVRAFIPATGPGVRVDSGVVSGDVIGGQFDSLLAKLVVTGATREEALERSRRALAEFRVEGLPTVLPFHRVVVDDPAFAPADGEPFSVYTSWIETEFVNEIPRWGGEAGELGGPEARREVVVEADGKRIAVSMPARLFPETVATKGPAPRRTRIAAAGGATGGTIASPMQATVVKVAVEEGQSVVAGDLLVVLEAMKMEQPIAAPRDGIVTSLDAPIGTTISSGHRLLVIADADADAA, from the coding sequence ATGCCGCGCATCACGAAGGTCCTCGTCGCCAACCGTGGCGAGATCGCCGTCCGAGTCATCCGAGCCGCGAGGGATGCGGGGATCGGCAGCGTCGCCGTCTACGCCGAGCCCGACCGCGACGCCCAGCACGTGCAGCTCGCCGACGAGGCGTACTCGCTGCACGGTGCGACGAGCGCCGAGTCGTACCTCGTGATCGACAAGATCCTCTCGGTCGCGCGCCGCGCGGGGGCGGACGCCGTGCATCCCGGCTACGGCTTCCTCGCCGAGAACGCCGACTTCGCGCGCGCCGTCATCGACGCCGGCATCACCTGGATCGGCCCGAGCCCCGACGCCATCGAGGCGCTCGGCGACAAGGTCTCCGCGCGGCACATCGCCGAGAAGGTCGGCGCTCCCCTCGCGCCCGGCACGCTCGAACCCGTCGCGACGGCCGACGAGGTCGTCGCATTCGCCGACGAGGTGGGCCTGCCCGTGGCGATCAAGGCGGCGTTCGGCGGTGGCGGCCGCGGGCTCAAGGTCGCGCGCACGCGGGAGGAGATCCCCGAGCTGTTCGACTCCGCGACCCGCGAGGCCGTCGCGGCGTTCGGCCGCGGCGAGTGCTTCGTCGAGAAGTACCTCGACCGACCGCGGCACGTCGAGACGCAGTGCCTCGCGGACGCCCACGGCAACGTGGTCGTCGTCTCGACGCGCGACTGCTCGCTGCAGCGCCGCCACCAGAAGCTCGTGGAGGAGGCGCCCGCGCCGTTCCTGAGCGACGAGCAGGTCGAGCGCCTCTACGCCTCGTCGAAGGCCATCCTCAAGGAGGTCGGCTACGTCGGCGCCGGCACATGCGAGTTCCTCGTCGGCCGCGACGGCACCATCTCCTTCCTCGAGGTGAACACGCGCCTCCAGGTCGAGCACCCCGTGTCCGAGGAGGTCACGGGCCTCGACCTCGTGCGCGAGCAGTTCCGGCTCGCCTCCGGCGGCGTCCTCGACTACCCGGACCCCGTCGTGCAGGGCCATGCATTCGAGTTCCGCATCAACGGCGAGGACCCGGGCGCCGGGTTCATCCCCGCCCCCGGCCCCGTGCGAGCGTTCATCCCGGCGACGGGACCGGGCGTGCGCGTCGACTCCGGCGTCGTCTCGGGCGACGTCATCGGTGGCCAGTTCGACTCGCTGCTCGCGAAGCTCGTCGTCACCGGCGCCACGCGCGAGGAGGCGCTCGAGCGCTCGCGTCGCGCGCTCGCCGAGTTCCGCGTCGAGGGCCTGCCCACCGTCCTGCCGTTCCACCGCGTCGTCGTCGACGACCCGGCGTTCGCGCCGGCGGACGGTGAGCCCTTCTCGGTCTACACGTCGTGGATCGAGACGGAGTTCGTGAACGAGATCCCCCGCTGGGGCGGCGAGGCCGGCGAGCTCGGCGGCCCCGAGGCGCGTCGCGAGGTCGTGGTCGAGGCCGACGGCAAGCGCATCGCGGTGTCGATGCCCGCGCGGCTCTTCCCCGAGACCGTCGCGACGAAGGGCCCCGCGCCGCGCCGCACGCGCATCGCGGCGGCGGGCGGCGCGACGGGCGGCACCATCGCATCGCCCATGCAGGCGACGGTCGTGAAGGTCGCCGTCGAGGAGGGGCAGAGCGTCGTCGCCGGCGACCTGCTCGTCGTGCTCGAGGCGATGAAGATGGAGCAGCCGATCGCGGCGCCCCGCGACGGCATCGTCACGTCGCTCGACGCACCCATCGGCACGACGATCTCGAGCGGCCACCGCCTCCTGGTCATCGCCGACGCGGACGCCGACGCGGCCTGA
- a CDS encoding endonuclease domain-containing protein has product MPSPRTRSEPSARAAPRADARAQAGVLAAAHPRLSTRALCVSQAIPPHERDHPSKPGSPAKRDRRGVVLRVQSIAGFALRRRSRLMRAIFPRTPGSPAKREGSGSWCWGATVVAADRDAGCASRTDGLRRTSSTIGGACRTSSACVVDARGMDVEQTVGRLGGIASLEQLRARGFGRADVVEARRRGGLRKVRRGWCAVPDADADAVAAVRVRGQATCITAARALGLWTVDDGRLHVAVPGNGSRLNPRQEGAPPAHHDPTVVVHWRARTAAPTMARQPLRDVLVHVAECQPPDLALAVLDSAVRQGRCSLGWLRRVLSDSARGRELATVVDGSADAGGESIVRWRLRAARVRAIPQFRVEGLGRRDFLVGERLIVEIDGREHHALVEGFARDRWLDRELQLRGYDVLRFTYAEILHDWDRVLATIMRAVDADRHRDRSSR; this is encoded by the coding sequence ATGCCGTCGCCTCGGACCCGGTCCGAGCCTTCTGCGCGAGCCGCGCCCAGGGCTGACGCGCGCGCCCAGGCGGGCGTCCTGGCCGCCGCCCATCCCCGACTCTCGACCCGCGCGCTTTGCGTTTCGCAGGCGATTCCGCCTCATGAGCGCGATCATCCCTCGAAGCCGGGATCGCCTGCGAAACGCGACCGAAGGGGTGTGGTCCTGCGAGTTCAATCGATCGCAGGCTTTGCGCTTCGCAGGCGATCTCGCCTCATGAGGGCGATCTTCCCTCGAACCCCGGGATCGCCTGCGAAACGCGAAGGCTCAGGATCGTGGTGCTGGGGTGCGACCGTCGTCGCTGCCGACCGAGACGCGGGGTGCGCGTCCCGAACAGATGGGCTGCGTCGGACGTCGTCCACGATCGGCGGCGCCTGCCGCACCTCCAGCGCATGCGTCGTCGACGCTCGGGGGATGGATGTCGAGCAGACGGTCGGGCGACTCGGGGGCATCGCGAGCCTCGAGCAGCTCCGCGCTCGCGGCTTCGGCCGCGCTGACGTGGTTGAGGCTCGGCGGCGAGGCGGCCTCCGCAAGGTCCGGCGCGGATGGTGCGCGGTGCCGGACGCGGACGCGGACGCGGTCGCCGCCGTGCGCGTCCGCGGACAGGCGACCTGCATCACCGCCGCACGCGCCCTCGGCCTCTGGACGGTGGACGACGGCCGCCTGCACGTCGCCGTGCCTGGCAACGGGTCGCGGCTGAATCCTCGGCAGGAAGGTGCGCCGCCCGCGCATCACGATCCGACCGTCGTCGTGCACTGGCGCGCCCGCACCGCTGCGCCGACGATGGCGCGCCAACCGCTGCGAGACGTGCTCGTGCACGTCGCCGAATGCCAGCCGCCCGACCTGGCGCTCGCGGTGCTCGACAGCGCCGTGCGCCAGGGTCGCTGCTCGCTCGGATGGCTTCGACGCGTCCTGTCCGACTCGGCGAGGGGGCGCGAGCTCGCGACCGTCGTCGACGGATCTGCGGATGCGGGAGGGGAGAGCATCGTGCGCTGGCGGCTGCGCGCGGCGCGCGTGCGCGCCATCCCGCAGTTCCGCGTCGAGGGCCTCGGGCGGCGCGACTTCCTCGTCGGGGAGCGGCTGATCGTCGAGATCGACGGCCGCGAGCACCACGCGCTCGTCGAGGGGTTCGCGCGCGATCGATGGCTGGATCGCGAGCTCCAGCTGCGCGGCTACGACGTGCTGCGCTTCACCTACGCGGAGATACTCCACGACTGGGACCGCGTCCTCGCCACGATCATGCGAGCGGTCGACGCCGATCGCCACCGGGATCGCTCCTCCCGCTGA
- a CDS encoding TetR/AcrR family transcriptional regulator has protein sequence MAPPTRMTLEDRQVQILDAIVPAVLEHGASITSRQLADAAGVAEGTLFRSFGDKDSLLRALFDRASEVAYDLTDLDDLADETLATTVPAIAGVLTVRFTSLFQMAIALGPVLLAEGRRDDPRFDELRERIAAILAEHADELAVDPLVAADALRTLTFAAATGWGERSAMDMSDVTGILLHGIARTDTRKELRA, from the coding sequence GTGGCACCTCCGACTCGCATGACGCTCGAGGACCGTCAGGTCCAGATCCTCGACGCGATCGTCCCCGCCGTGCTCGAGCACGGCGCATCCATCACGTCGAGGCAGCTCGCCGACGCCGCGGGCGTCGCGGAGGGCACGCTGTTCCGCTCCTTCGGCGACAAGGACTCGCTGCTGCGCGCCCTCTTCGATCGCGCCTCCGAGGTCGCCTACGACCTCACCGACCTCGACGACCTCGCCGACGAGACCCTCGCGACGACGGTCCCGGCGATCGCCGGCGTGCTCACGGTCCGCTTCACGAGCCTCTTCCAGATGGCGATCGCGCTGGGGCCGGTGCTGCTGGCGGAGGGTCGTCGCGACGACCCGCGCTTCGACGAGCTGCGCGAGCGCATCGCCGCGATCCTCGCCGAGCACGCCGACGAGCTCGCCGTCGACCCGCTCGTCGCCGCCGACGCGCTGCGCACCCTCACCTTCGCCGCCGCGACGGGCTGGGGCGAGCGCAGCGCCATGGACATGTCCGACGTCACCGGCATCCTGCTCCATGGGATCGCCCGCACCGACACCAGGAAGGAGCTCCGCGCATGA